The Geminocystis sp. NIES-3708 genomic sequence TCCTTTTTCTAAATAAGAACTAATTAAAGAGTAGTAACGTTCAGATATTATAACTTTTGTGGCTCGATAACCTTCTGTATAGAGACGGTCTAAAGCCTCATGAATTTCAAAGCGAATACCATCAGGATGAGTATGCTGTCGATACCATTTATCTTCCCATAATCGCCAATGTCGCCCTGATTGTAAATGTACAAGTACCTTAGTATTGGGATCCGCTTCAAAAGCTCCATGACGAGGACATAAGTAAGTATCTGTGAGAGTTAATGCTTCGATAGTTTGCCGACAATGGGGGCATTTTATGTCTGGACCAAAAATAGGATACTGAAAGTTTACATTAGTCATAATCTATTCTTACAAGATCAAATCGATCATTCATTACCACAGTTTGTTTTTATTATAGTTCGCTTATAAAAAAAAGCATCAAGCTCATTCATATTAACTTTTATCTAAATATTCAATTACACATATTCTGTGGATCTAAAATAGAAGGGGAAACATAAAAACTCCTCTAATATATTTTCTGGCATTCCGTTAGGTTAAATCAGTAAAAACGGAATTGTTAGAAGGAGGTAAATATGATGATTCAACAACTTACAAATAATGATGATGATGACGTTGTTTTTATCCTATCAATTCGCAATGACAATATTGTTTGGGAAGATGACGATGGTCATGATAAAGAAATTTACTTTTATGATGGAAATAAGATTGTTCAATTAAGTGATAATAACTTTGATGATAAAATCACTGGATTTCCTATTTATTCTGACACAAATGATCTTATCTGGACAGCCGAGGTTTCTGATCATCATGGCACATACTCGGCGATATATTTATATGATGGAGAGAAAACAATCCAAATCACTGAAAATATATATGGATCTATAGCTGAAGTTTCTGTTAATCAAAATTATATCATTTGGATTGCGAATACTTACACAGAGAGTGGCAGAGAATCTAATATATATAAATATGATCAGGAAAAAATAACTAAAGTTACTGATAATATTTTTAATTACTATATCAATCAACTGCAAATCTCCGATGACCATATTTTTTTGGGTTGCAAAAGATAGTAATGATGATAGTCAGTTATATCAGTATGATGGCGAATTGGTAAATCAACTCACGAACAATAATTCTACTGACAATAATTCTACTGATCCTGTTCCTTATATTTATTTTATTTCCGAAGTTAAGATTAATAAATCTAATGGCAATATTGTTTGGGTTAACGGTAAACAATTTATTTCAGTTGTTCTGGATAATCCTACCTTTTATTCTGATGTGGCAATTTATTTATATAATGGAGAAAGAAGAATACAGATAACGGATGATAATTTTTCTGCCTATTCTTATAATAATCTTCAATTCATGGGTAGCAATCTTGTTTGGATTGCATCTTTGAATGGTTGGAATCGTTCTGATGACATCTTTTTGTATAATAGCGAGGAAGTAATCCAAATTACCGAGAATGATTTTAATGAGTCTATCAGTGAACTTCACATATTGGGTGACAATCTTTTTTGGGTTAGCAATACAATAGTTTATCTATACAAAGACAATGAAGTAATCACCCTTATGGACAATGATTTTGATTTTATTGATGCTTCAATTGTTGGTGATAATTTTGTCTTTACTGGTTATAATGGCGATCGCTCAGAAACTTATCTATATAAAAATAATGAGATTACTCCATTAGTTAGTCATGATTCTTCCATGGTATTTACCTATACAGATAATAGCAATAGTATAGTTTGGTATGATGCTGATACAATCAAATTTTATAATGGTTTTGAAGTAATTGAAATCACTGACAATTATTTTAATGATATTCAATATCTCGAAATACTTGATAACTCCGTTGTTTGGGCAGGAAAGAAAGATGCTGACTACGAAGTTTATTTATATGACGGCACAGGAATAATTCAACTTACTAACGATAATATTGATAATTTTCCCAGACTGGTAGGTGATAAATATATAGTGTGGAATGGGAATGATGGTAATGATGACGAAATTTATCTTTACGATATTAATAAAAATAAAAATGAAGATATTACTTATATTGAAATAGATTTATTAAATCATCCTATTTATCGTTTCCAAAATACTGATGTCTTGGGTACTTATATTTTTGTGGGGGAAGAAGAAAGACAAAATATTATCACTAACTATCCTAACTTTATCGAAGAAGGCGAGGCTTTTAAAGTAGCAATAACACCTGATGATGATTTAATAGTGATGAATCGTTTTCAAAATAAAGATATACCCGGTACTTATCTTTATGCAGGAGAAGAAGAAAGTATCAGTATTCGTGCTAATTATCCTAACTTTGTCGAAGAAGGCATTGCTTTTTATGTCTATGACTCCAATGCAGGAAAAGGCATTGATTTTTACCGTTTTCAAAACAGTCAAATACCGGGTACATATATTTTTGTAGGAGAAGAAGAAAGACAAGCGATGCTCCTTAACCCTAACTTTATTGAAGAAGGAGTTGCTTTTGAAGTATTAGTTTAACTCTCAGGAAATTGACGAGATTTAACATCTTCAGAAAAATGAGTTACAGAATCAAGAATATTTTGACGTAAATTGGCGTAAGGTTTCGCAAAAGGTGGTAGTTTTTCTGATAATCCTAATAAATCCGCCGTTACTAATACTTGTCCATCACAATGATTTCCTGCACCAATACCGATGGTGGGAATTGATAAGGTTTTCGTGATCTGAATAGCTAAATTTTTGGTAATATGCTCTAATACAATCGCAAATGCTCCAGCTTGTTCTAGGGCTATGGCTTGATTTAAGATTTTTTCTTGGGCTTCGATGGTTTTACCCTGCTGTTTATAGCCTAAAATTCTCACCGATTGAGGTGTTAAACCCACATGAGCCATGACAGGAATACCAATTTCTGTTAAACGGCTGACGGTATCAATCATCGCTGGATAACCGCCTTCTAATTTTACTGCTCCTGCGTTGGTTTCTTTGATGATTTTTCCCGCAGATTGGATAGCTTGAGTGATATTGGTTTGATAAGTCAAAAAAGGTAAATCAACCACTACTAAGGCTCGATTAACCCCTCTACACACCGCTTTTGTGTGGTGGATCATATCTTCTAAAGTAACGGGTAAGGTGCTAGAATATCCTAAAGCTACCATGCCTAAAGAATCCCCTACCAAAATTAAGTCTATTCCTGCTTGATCTAATAATTGGGCGATGGCATAATCCCAAGCAGTTAAACTAACAATAGGGCGTTTTTCTTGTTTCCACTGTTGTAAATTTTGGATGGTAACTTTCATGGGATAATCACGACAATAAATGGGTAGAGAGATTATTATGCCATAGTTAAGTAATCAATAATTAGGAATCATTAAGCTAAAATGTATTAAATTCATTGATGAACATTAGACAAGTGGGAGAGATTTGTCACAGCGTAAGATTTGAATCTCCTACGAATCTTTGTATTTAATTATTGATTATTATTCAGTCTTTTGCTTTTTGATACAATGGTGAGTTAAATTGAAAAGTTGACCATAGAAAATTAGTTATTTTTAACGAATCGAAATCTAAATATTAATGAAGCACACTATTTCTGTATTAGTAGAAGATGAAGCAGGGGTTTTGACGAGAATTGCTGGATTGTTTGCCCGTAGAGGTTTTAATATTGAAAGTCTAGCCGTAGGACCTGCAGAACAAGTTGGTATTTCAAGAATTACAATGGTTGTCCCTGAAGATGAAGATACCATCGAACAGCTAACAAAACAGTTACATAAATTAATTAATGTGATTAAAGTGACTGACATTACAAAAATTCCTTGTGTAGAAAGAGAATTGATGTTAGTTAAAGTCAGTGCCAATACTAATACTAGAGGAGAAGTTTTACAAATCGCTCAAATTTTCCGAGCTAGGGTAGTAGATATATCTGATGATAGTTTAATTATAGAAGTAGTAGGCGATCCGGGTAAGATGGTAGCTATTATTTCTATGTTAAGCAAATTTGGTATTAAAGAAATTGCTCGTACAGGAAAAGTAGCATTAGTGCGTGAATCTGGAGTTAATACCGAATATTTAAAATCTTTAGAAACGAAGGTTTAATTAATAATTAATAATTAACAATTAACAATTAACAATTAATTTTTTATCTTTTAATTTATTTTTCTAGTTATTATATTAATTTTTATATCATCTTAAAATCGGTAACTAAATACCGAACTTTAAACTTATTATGTTATCCCTTTTCTTGATCGTTATTATCGTTTTGTTAGGTTCTGCTTTTTGTTCTTTTGCCGAAACAGTATTGTTGACTATTTCTGAAATTAAGGTTAAACAATGGGCTCAATCTAAAAAACCTGCGGCATTAGCATTATTACACATCAAGAAAAAAATGAATCGACCTATTGCAACGGTCGTTATGCTTAATAATATTTTTAATATTGTTGGTAGCATTATTATTGGTAGTTTAGCTACGCAAGTTTTAGGTAATCACTTGTTAGGTGTTTTTTCTGCATTATTAACTTTTTTAATTATTATCTTTGGAGAAATATTACCGAAAACTATTGGTCAAAGATATGCTGAAAATTTTGCTTTACTTTTAGCTTTACCTATAAAATTTTTAACATTTTTATTCATTCCTTTAGTGTGGTTAATAGAGAAAGTAACTGAACCTTTTACTCAAGGAAAAGTTCTCCCAACTACAAATGAAATGGAGATAAAATTATTAACAAATATTGGTAGTCATGAGGGTGTAATTGAAGCGGATGAAGCAGAAATGATTACCCGTGTTTTTCACTTAAATGATCTTTCGGCGGCTGATTTGATGACTCCCAGAATTATTATTACTTATCTTAAGGGAGACTCTATTTTAAAAGACTGTCAAGATATTATTATTAATTCTGAACATAGTCGAATTTTAGTAATTCAAGAGTCTATTGATGATGTAATTGGCATTGGTTTTAAAAATGAATTATTAACGGCAATTATTCAAGGAAGACAAGAGGAAAAGATAGCTAATTTGGTGCGTAGTGCTAACTTTGTACCCGAAACAATTAAAGCTGATCATTTATTAAAACAATTTCAAGAAATTCGTCAACATTTAATGGTGGTAATTGATGAATATGGAGGAGTTTCAGGTGTTGTCACCCTTGAAGATGTTTTGGAAGTTTTAACGGGGGATATTGTCGATGAAACTGATAAAATTATTAGTCTGAGAGAAATTGCT encodes the following:
- a CDS encoding TIGR02652 family protein, translating into MTNVNFQYPIFGPDIKCPHCRQTIEALTLTDTYLCPRHGAFEADPNTKVLVHLQSGRHWRLWEDKWYRQHTHPDGIRFEIHEALDRLYTEGYRATKVIISERYYSLISSYLEKGNNWQGEKETKVYKLYGLPVEFSSKASDEPCWEIINFILEKEKGAPSRYPYFRLFE
- the panB gene encoding 3-methyl-2-oxobutanoate hydroxymethyltransferase yields the protein MKVTIQNLQQWKQEKRPIVSLTAWDYAIAQLLDQAGIDLILVGDSLGMVALGYSSTLPVTLEDMIHHTKAVCRGVNRALVVVDLPFLTYQTNITQAIQSAGKIIKETNAGAVKLEGGYPAMIDTVSRLTEIGIPVMAHVGLTPQSVRILGYKQQGKTIEAQEKILNQAIALEQAGAFAIVLEHITKNLAIQITKTLSIPTIGIGAGNHCDGQVLVTADLLGLSEKLPPFAKPYANLRQNILDSVTHFSEDVKSRQFPES
- the ilvN gene encoding acetolactate synthase small subunit — encoded protein: MKHTISVLVEDEAGVLTRIAGLFARRGFNIESLAVGPAEQVGISRITMVVPEDEDTIEQLTKQLHKLINVIKVTDITKIPCVERELMLVKVSANTNTRGEVLQIAQIFRARVVDISDDSLIIEVVGDPGKMVAIISMLSKFGIKEIARTGKVALVRESGVNTEYLKSLETKV
- a CDS encoding hemolysin family protein, coding for MLSLFLIVIIVLLGSAFCSFAETVLLTISEIKVKQWAQSKKPAALALLHIKKKMNRPIATVVMLNNIFNIVGSIIIGSLATQVLGNHLLGVFSALLTFLIIIFGEILPKTIGQRYAENFALLLALPIKFLTFLFIPLVWLIEKVTEPFTQGKVLPTTNEMEIKLLTNIGSHEGVIEADEAEMITRVFHLNDLSAADLMTPRIIITYLKGDSILKDCQDIIINSEHSRILVIQESIDDVIGIGFKNELLTAIIQGRQEEKIANLVRSANFVPETIKADHLLKQFQEIRQHLMVVIDEYGGVSGVVTLEDVLEVLTGDIVDETDKIISLREIAKKKRERLLISKGIEEIEH